A portion of the Mesoplasma entomophilum genome contains these proteins:
- a CDS encoding lipoprotein, whose translation MRKLISLLAAITLTASASASLIACSQIQPKAKKPAVYDSQDINILLKQVSKAYYLNSDKTINYDFNFVYENMIKNKWIKELDKSAEASGKNGIDNTSRISDIQSVYFGDQIINSKLKDKSEIKIVAGQAPKNPNLLMNLSGIYPTLISFINNGQIIELVLYLVDLGINVMPQIISDQGILDYAAALLPDANIKKLAEALNPPKDKYKNYTMEEVLNSAIVDFGNALNIFAGKDQRYKNSSSDEANKWRASALNGVVLAMQDLPKQSNINLNIVDNWDALSGVINFARVMVIYLNNFAAQRLTVIENTQGTIKELSWDELQKIRNTKYEKVNNELDIKNFIKYLDKAFNDKSGKELQNLLQFLFRGQKNYKQVAGSLPIPDIDGFISNFTNKVYDDVGLSGVFKAILNGTSTSEKPIGSMLVGGLGLVSSNNNIVGKLSEKVIKPLIITALKAAVAVGTINEKTANLIIDLMNKGVLLNPWDVTWESFLNPFMDKQLNPGKKVNILGFPISGDYTIRTLLNRLTYLTTTENNDSLKLDFKNLSDLINQLQGVIKVAQENPKELLTKLGYIRPSKNDEDVFIKSGSFFDYLNRILNDTKGSNGLFNALNVKTEEFKDMQAKLKEDMQAKFNSVEVSSEKQIDHNTFEYIINNKTITIKIDVVKNKYSITAISMK comes from the coding sequence ATGAGAAAATTAATTTCTTTATTAGCTGCAATAACTTTAACAGCTTCAGCTTCAGCTTCTCTTATTGCTTGTAGTCAAATACAACCTAAAGCAAAAAAACCTGCTGTTTATGATTCACAAGATATAAATATTTTATTAAAACAAGTTTCAAAAGCTTATTATCTAAATTCTGACAAAACAATAAATTATGATTTTAATTTTGTTTATGAAAATATGATTAAAAATAAATGAATTAAGGAATTAGATAAGTCAGCTGAAGCTTCTGGAAAAAATGGAATTGATAATACATCACGTATTTCAGATATTCAGTCAGTTTATTTTGGTGATCAAATTATAAATAGTAAATTAAAAGATAAAAGTGAAATAAAAATAGTAGCAGGTCAAGCTCCTAAAAATCCAAATTTATTAATGAACTTATCAGGTATTTATCCGACATTAATTTCATTTATAAATAATGGTCAAATTATTGAATTGGTTTTATATTTGGTAGATTTAGGTATTAATGTAATGCCTCAAATAATTTCAGATCAGGGAATTTTAGATTATGCTGCTGCTTTATTACCAGATGCTAATATTAAAAAACTAGCCGAAGCTTTAAATCCTCCAAAAGATAAATACAAAAATTATACAATGGAAGAAGTTTTAAATTCAGCTATTGTAGATTTTGGAAATGCTTTAAATATTTTTGCAGGTAAAGATCAAAGATACAAGAATTCGTCATCTGATGAGGCAAATAAATGAAGAGCATCTGCTTTAAACGGAGTTGTTCTTGCTATGCAAGACCTACCAAAACAATCTAATATAAATTTAAACATAGTAGATAACTGGGATGCTTTATCTGGAGTAATAAACTTTGCAAGAGTTATGGTTATTTATCTAAATAATTTTGCTGCACAAAGACTTACAGTTATTGAAAATACACAAGGTACAATTAAAGAATTATCATGAGATGAATTACAAAAAATTAGAAATACTAAATATGAAAAAGTAAATAATGAATTAGATATTAAAAATTTTATTAAATATTTAGACAAAGCTTTTAACGATAAAAGTGGTAAAGAATTACAAAACTTACTACAATTTTTATTTAGAGGGCAAAAAAACTATAAACAAGTAGCTGGTTCATTACCTATTCCAGATATAGATGGATTTATTTCAAACTTTACTAATAAAGTTTATGATGATGTTGGACTAAGTGGAGTATTTAAAGCCATTTTAAACGGAACATCTACTTCAGAAAAACCAATTGGTAGTATGCTAGTTGGTGGTTTAGGATTAGTAAGTTCAAATAACAATATTGTTGGTAAACTTAGTGAAAAAGTAATTAAACCTTTAATTATAACAGCTTTAAAAGCTGCAGTAGCTGTAGGAACGATTAATGAAAAAACAGCAAATTTAATTATTGATTTAATGAACAAAGGTGTCTTATTAAATCCGTGAGATGTTACTTGAGAAAGTTTTTTAAATCCTTTTATGGATAAACAACTAAATCCAGGCAAAAAAGTTAATATATTAGGATTTCCTATAAGCGGAGATTACACAATAAGAACACTACTAAACCGTTTAACATATTTGACAACAACAGAAAATAATGATTCATTGAAGTTAGATTTTAAAAATTTATCTGATTTAATTAATCAATTACAAGGTGTTATTAAGGTTGCTCAAGAAAATCCAAAAGAATTGCTAACTAAACTAGGTTATATAAGACCTTCAAAAAATGATGAAGACGTATTCATTAAATCAGGTTCATTTTTTGATTATTTAAATAGAATTTTAAATGATACAAAAGGAAGCAATGGATTGTTTAATGCACTTAATGTAAAAACTGAAGAATTTAAAGACATGCAAGCAAAATTAAAAGAAGATATGCAAGCAAAATTTAATTCAGTTGAGGTAAGTAGTGAAAAACAAATAGATCATAATACATTTGAATATATAATTAATAATAAAACTATAACTATTAAAATTGATGTAGTAAAAAATAAATATTCAATAACAGCAATTAGTATGAAATAA
- a CDS encoding SGNH/GDSL hydrolase family protein, which produces MKKLLAILAATALITPVVTSVVSCGETEESMRNNPLLIGKGIDKSKAIDDSQPGKYGFTNFYIVGDSLSDTDGISNLIKTKFANSLVDLNVRLSGAYGYEKNNTHYSAFSNGMTAGTILSEKLGFGEMKPSNFLSKKEESNYGKNYSVGGATAAKLDLPTGILLNDATIDRQTEALISQHKINNNDLVFFEIGGNDLFSLIGFYGNEAKQTEFMKDSVDRVRTALFNLLNNGIKNIIFMTPPRMDFPPRYRHVFEDAKKPENLEAQKKANFIINICDEYYSKIMNVLNEVELYYPDSIQLYDLFKKTDELEKQFKDLVALDGSEAIINEAYSNGQSIEVNLNNEKVKFNTNPNVDLLQNISGVINEFKGDIVFGAKNTLDITISATRNHTTISDRDKAMKNYFFTDFVHPTKEVHRLVSDILLGYAKELSKKWEN; this is translated from the coding sequence GGCAGCTACTGCACTAATTACACCTGTTGTAACTAGTGTAGTTAGTTGTGGTGAAACTGAAGAATCAATGCGTAATAATCCATTATTAATTGGAAAAGGCATTGATAAATCAAAAGCTATTGATGATAGTCAACCAGGTAAATATGGATTTACTAATTTTTATATTGTTGGTGATAGTTTAAGTGATACTGATGGAATTTCAAATTTAATTAAAACTAAGTTTGCAAATTCATTGGTTGATCTTAATGTGAGATTATCTGGTGCCTATGGGTATGAAAAAAATAATACTCACTATTCTGCATTTAGTAATGGTATGACAGCTGGAACTATTCTTTCAGAAAAACTAGGTTTTGGTGAAATGAAACCAAGTAACTTTTTATCTAAAAAGGAAGAAAGTAATTATGGTAAAAATTATTCAGTTGGAGGAGCTACTGCAGCCAAGCTTGATTTACCTACAGGAATATTATTAAATGATGCTACAATTGATAGACAAACAGAAGCATTAATATCTCAACACAAAATTAATAATAATGATTTAGTGTTCTTTGAAATTGGAGGAAATGATTTATTTTCATTAATTGGATTTTATGGAAATGAAGCAAAACAAACAGAATTCATGAAAGATAGCGTTGATAGAGTTAGAACAGCATTGTTTAATCTTTTAAACAACGGAATTAAAAACATTATTTTTATGACTCCTCCAAGAATGGATTTTCCTCCTAGATATCGTCATGTTTTTGAAGATGCAAAAAAACCTGAAAATCTTGAAGCACAAAAAAAGGCTAATTTTATAATTAATATTTGTGATGAATACTATTCAAAAATAATGAATGTTTTAAATGAAGTTGAACTTTATTATCCAGATTCAATTCAACTATATGATTTATTCAAAAAAACTGATGAACTTGAGAAACAATTTAAAGATTTAGTTGCACTAGATGGTTCAGAAGCGATTATTAATGAAGCATATAGTAATGGTCAATCAATTGAGGTTAATTTAAATAATGAAAAAGTAAAATTTAATACTAATCCTAATGTTGATTTGTTACAAAACATTAGTGGAGTCATTAATGAATTTAAAGGTGACATTGTATTTGGTGCTAAAAATACTTTAGATATAACAATTTCAGCAACCAGAAATCATACTACAATCTCAGATCGTGATAAAGCAATGAAAAATTATTTCTTTACTGATTTTGTTCACCCAACTAAAGAAGTTCATAGATTAGTTTCTGATATTCTTTTAGGTTATGCAAAGGAGTTGAGTAAAAAATGAGAAAATTAA